A single region of the Bufo gargarizans isolate SCDJY-AF-19 unplaced genomic scaffold, ASM1485885v1 fragScaff_scaffold_281_pilon, whole genome shotgun sequence genome encodes:
- the LOC122922358 gene encoding GTP-binding protein RAD-like, with translation MTLNRSDRTKSLEKRRGSMPFAVHQQLHRRSMPVDDKELHGSSKASELAKLMRCPSYNPTDEPQESWNSDSSDSVISSGSDSEDQLFKVILLGEHGVGKSSLARIFGGVEDLQDVEEAGNTYDRSIVVDGEEASLLVFDIWEQDDNHWLHNQCMKMGDAYVIVYSVTDKASFEKASELRIQLRRARQSEDIPIILVGNKSDLVRSREVSVEEGRACAVVFDCKFIETSASLHHNVKDLFEGIVRQIRLRKDSKEDNARRMASSKRRESIGKKAKRFLGRIVAKNNKKMAFKQKSKSCHDLSVL, from the exons ATGACCCTGAACCGTAGCGACAGGACCAAGAGTCTGGAGAAGAGGCGAGGGAGCATGCCATTCGCTGTGCACCAGCAGCTCCACCGGAGGAGCATGCCGGTAGACGATAAGGAGTTACATGGAAGTTCTAAAGCCAGCGAGCTGGCCAAGCTGATGCGCTGCCCCTCCTATAACCCAACTGACGAGCCCCAAGAAAGCTGGAACTCCGACTCCTCAGACTCTGTCATCTCCTCTGGAAGCGACTCTGAAGATCAGCTCTTTAAAGTCATTCTGCTTGGGGAACACGGGGTTGGCAAGTCTAGCTTGGCCAGGATTTTTGGTGGAGTGGAGGATCTACAAGATGTAGAGGAGGCAG GAAATACATATGACAGATCGATTGTGGTGGACGGAGAGGAAGCCAGTCTGTTAGTCTTCGATATTTGGGAGCAG GATGACAACCACTGGCTGCACAACCAGTGCATGAAAATGGGAGACGCTTATGTCATCGTGTACTCAGTGACAGACAAAGCCAGCTTCGAGAAAGCGTCCGAGCTCCGAATCCAGCTGCGCAGAGCTCGCCAGTCCGAGGATATCCCCATCATCCTAGTGGGAAATAAGAGTGATCTGGTGCGGTCACGGGAGGTGTCTGTGGAAG AGGGTCGCGCCTGTGCGGTGGTATTCGATTGCAAGTTCATCGAGACCTCGGCTTCCCTCCACCACAATGTCAAAGACCTTTTCGAGGGCATTGTGCGTCAGATCAGGCTCCGCAAAGACAGCAAAGAGGACAACGCCAGGAGAATGGCCAGCAGCAAGAGGAGGGAGAGCATAGGCAAGAAAGCCAAGAGATTCCTGGGGAGGATTGTagccaaaaataacaaaaagatgGCCTTCAAACAGAAATCCAAATCCTGCCACGACTTATCCGTCCTCTGA